ACTGTTACTACTTTAACTGGAATGGCAGTTCACTGACtaacccccatcccacccaccttCAAAAgcctccaggcctggctgggaGGGAGTGCTTAGAATGCAAAGGGAGAGCTGGGACTGGACATCTGTCCACCAAAACAGGGAGATACTGATGAACGTGGGGTCCTTTGTGTCTTAAGAATACATATCCATgtccccccatacacacacacacaaatgatgcCCTGGTGAGCGGTCTGGACTCTGCCAAGCagaccctgccccagccccaccaaaCAGGAAGGAAACGCACCTGGAAAAGGCTGCCTGCCTCCTACAGCCCCTACGGGCTCCAGTTCTCCCCCGCAACTCTCACAGTGGAGAGGAGACAACACAGCGACTCATTAGGAGCAAATGTCAAATTAGGCGTTGCCTCGGAGTGATGCTGCGACACCAGAGCTGGgaactttttttctaaagatgGTGGCACACGGAAGGGAGCTGGAGCTAGAGGTTGGCTGACTAGGGAAAGGTGGGGAGGCCTTAACACAACTTCCCAGGTGTCCTaccaggaaggggtggggcaCACAACCCTAAGAAGTGGAGCCAGCCTGAAGGCTGAGAGTGATGAGGGGTCTCAGTGGGAAAAGAAAGGTTCCTAGACCTCCGGGCACCCGGCAACACAGCTAACACttgagggtggagaggactctgtAATAGTGCCCAAAGGGCTGCCACTTAAGTTCTTACCGCCCAGTGGAACTAGAATCTACCTGGCAGTACCTAAGGGGGAAGCAGGGGCAGGCTCACAGAGCCCTTGGTGTAAGGTAAAGGAAGGGTATGCGCTCTGGGCTAGGCATTAAGAAAGCCCTGTGCTCTCCCAACCCAAGAACCCACCCTTTCAAGGAGCCTTCGGGGCGGGAGCTAAGCCTGCCGTGGGGTGGGGCAGGTCTCTCCGAGGTGAGAAGGGGACCGGGACGAGCGCATATACCTTCTTTGCTGTTGGGGTTCTGGGGCTTGGCCTTCTCCCAGGGCGCCAGCGTCTTGTCGTCGTCCGCGCCGTCCACCCAAGGTCTTGTCAGCCGGCATGTACCAGTGGCGCTGTGCTCCGCCATCAGGGAGTCCAGGTCGATGGTGCTCATGGCACTCTTGACGGCCTCGGAGCAGCAGCTGCCCAGCTCGCTGTCTCCGTTCTGAGCGCCCGCGGCCCCCACGGTCGCACTCGCCCTTCTTGCCCTGCCTTGAGCCCCAGGGGCTGGTCCTCCGAGATGCTGAACTGCTGCCTCTGCAGCTGGATCTGTGCCTGGAGGATCTCCAGCGGGTGGATCTCGTCGGGGTGGCGGCGCGCCGCTCGCTGCTCGTAGGTGGTCCGGACTGCTCCAGGCCCGGCGTGCCGGGGTGGCCAGAGCCCCCGCCGCGCCGTAGCTGTCAGGGGTCGAGGTAGAGGTAGACATGATGCCAGGCCGAGCGGGGGCGGAGGCGCCTTCGGTCCATGTTCCCCTGCGCCCACCCCTCGGGGAGGGAGTTTGGGCGAGCCTGTCACCAGGGGGCTCCTACCGCTTTGGCCAGGGCCGGGGGTTGTCGGAGCTGGATGACACCTCATCCTCATTGGCGTAGCTTGTGCTCACCTCCTCGGAGGCGAAACTCACCCACGTGCGGGGAACTACCGTCCGACTTGGCCCCGCCCTCCAGGGAAGCCATGAGGTCCGGCTGGTCCCCCAGGAGCAACTCGGCCCCCTTCCCCACGACGGCGAAGTGAGCGCTTTCTCGTGAGGCGTAGGTGCCCCCTCGCGGTGCCTCTCCCTCTAGCTTCCCCCGACTTCTGTGCCTGTTCCTTCTTCTTGCCCTGGTCTCACCCCAGGCGCGCCCCCCGCTGTCCGGTGGCTGCAGAGTACTTGTCGAAGAAGGTCCCGGGGCTCAACGTGACCACTGTCCCTTTTTCTGCGACCCCTTCCCCGGCCACCGCCCCCGGGGACCGGCTTGCCGTCGTCCCCGACGTGGATTCCAGGGTGTAGTTGGGAGAGAGGCTGGTGCCGTCCCCCTGGGCAGGAGGGTTGGGCGGCCCCGAGGTTTTGGAGCCACTGCTACTTGTCCCCGACGGGCCTCCGGGCCCCCGGAGCACACGGTGCAGTCCCTCCGGGGAAGTAATCCGAGCCCGGGTTACCGGCAACGGCGGCACCATCGGTCTCGTTCtggctcagtttcctcttcccctcGGGCGGGTTCTTCTTGTTGAAGGTCACGTTGAGGTTGGGGGCCCCGAGGCTGGCGATCATGTTCTGGCACGCTGTGGGAGCGCAGCCAGGCAGCTCTGGCCGAACAGGTTGTCCTTGGAGCTGGGCTTGTTGAAGGAACCCAGCGAGAGCGCGCCCAGTTTACTGGCCGAGGTGCGTTGGCTGGCTGGAAGTCAGGCTGCGGCGGGTATGCGcccccgccgccgctgccgccagTGCTGCCGCCACCCCCGCCCGCGCTGGGGGGCGAGTTCACCCTGGGCCGCTGTGTGGCGTGGCCTGCCGGTTCGCTGCGCCGAACGGGAAGCCAGGCTGGCCCCCAAGCGCCGGCGCCGTGAAATCCGGCGGCGGGGCCCTGCGCTCAGAGGGTGCGCTAGGTAGCCCCACTCCAGCCCCCGGTGACTGCAGTTGGCCCAGGCCGGCCAGGCTGCCCCACAAACTGCAGGCCAGGGAGGGCAGCGCGGGCACGTGGCCCTCTCCGGGCATCCTCAGCGGCTCCTGCAGAGGGCCCCGGAACAGTACCCCCGAGCCACCGGGCGGAGGGGGGCGGCGCCAACCCGGGGTCGTGGGGGCCGCAGTCAGCAGGGAGGCCCGAGCCTCCCATCCTGCGGGGCAGCAGGTCACCAGGTGGAGGATGCGGACCTGGGGAACCACGCGCTCTCCTGCGCCAAGTGCGGCGCTTGCTGCTCAAAGGTGCCCAGGCGCCCCGCGCCCGCGCTGCCGCTGTCGCGCTCAAAGTTCGGCTGGGCCATGCCGCTCACCGGGGCGCCGTGAACCAGGCCACCTGGCCCACTTCCCGGGGTGGCCTAGCTGGGCCAGGTTGGGTTGGCGCAGTCGCTGCTGCTGATTCCGCGACGCCATCTGCTTAATCATGAGGGCCGCGTTTttggcgctgctgctgctgctgctgctgctgctgttgttgttgttgctgctgctgctgctgctgctgctgcaaggACTGGTGGTCTGGGGCCGGATGCTGCAGGGGTGGCCCTGTGGGGAAGCTGTCAGGGACCGGCGGTGTGAACTCGCCGGGTAGGCCCGAATAGGCGGAGGGCGAGAGGTGGTTATCTAGAGCGCCGTTGTGCATGCTGCCGTTCCACGAAGCGCAGCGATCCACTCCCGCGCTGCCCGGGAAGTCAAAGCGCGGCCTCTTGGCCACATTCATATAAGGGGGTGCGTCGAAATGCTGCAGCCGCTGGTTAGGTGCCTGCTGCGGTGGGGGATGCTGCATGTTGAACACAGGCTCGGAATAAGGGTGCATGCTCCGGTTTCTCCAGCCTGTGGATGGGTACTCGAACTGCGCGTGTTGGCTGGGCAGCATGGGGCCCCATCCTGCAGGCTGCCGCTGGGCGTGCCCGCCTCACCCTGCTGGGGCCGGGGGAGCGCAGGCGGGCACGAATTTTGTCGGACCAGAAGCCCAGGCGgcggaggctgctgctgctgctgcggctgctgagTCTGCTGTGGGGGCTGCTGCTGAGGGGGCGGCGGGGCCTGCTGGGGAGGCTGCATTAAGGGTGCCTTGAGCCTACCCCAGGCTCCATGCCCACGGGCATCTTGCGGGCCCCCCCGAACCTCTCGAAGAACACACCGTGCTgctgcggcggcggctgctgcggctgctgcgcGTGCATCTTGGACAAGCCCACCATGCCTGCAGCTCTGGGCATGGCCGAGGCACCCGGGAAAGAGCCCCCGGGAACCTGGCGACCTGCCGCATAATGAGGCAGCTGCCCCTCAGAATCAGAGGGCGAAAACAGGTCGAAATGTCCCGAGGGCGCCTCGCCCGGGTAATTGTATTCCAGCGAGTCGACGGCTCCTTGGTTCGCCACCCTCCGGTTCTCCAGACTGTGGGAATCGGAGCCACTGGAGGCTGGCAGGCCGTGGAAGGAGGCGGCTCGGTTCGGGCTCTGGTCCAGCGGCAAGCATGGGGCAGGCACGGCATGGCCCGAGGCGCCCGAACTGTGAAAGTCCGGGAGGTTCCCGGGTCGCTGCGGGCCGAAGCTCTCAGGCCCCTGGCTCTCCGCCATGTGATCGTAACCCTCGGTGAAGGGCGGCTGGCTGCCCAGGCCGCCGCCGGCGCCGCCGTAGCCGAGCAGGCGACCCCCGTGCAGGCACGAGGCCCCTGGGTCCGGGCCACCAAAGTTGCCCCCGAAGTGAGGGTGAtgttggtgggggtggtggcctCCCGGGTGGCCGTGGTGCGGCTGCTGGCTTCCAAAGAATCCGTGCACCGGCTGCGCCTGCAGCCCCCCCGCGTGCAACTCCGAGTGGCCGCGCGCGTGGAAGCCGTAAGGCTCCATGTTCATGCCCAAGATCGGGGGCTCGCCCAGCGCGCTCATGGCAGGGTCCACGGAGCCAGGGGGTCCCCCTGCGTGGAAAGCCGGGGCCTTAAAGTGGGTGTTCATGCTTAGTCCGGCCTCGTAAAGTTCCTCTCGCCCTGGCCAGCGTTCCTGCTGTTGATCTGGGGCTCGAATTGGTCCAGCCCAAACATacttggcggggggtgggggaatcaATAGGGCATGACAGCCTGCTCTCCGCGCGGCGCGCCTCCGGCCAGCTACTCGTTCCGGCCCTGGGTTGGGCGCTCCGGACGGTCAGCACCGCGGGGGCACAGCGCGCACAGCCACCCCTCCTTGCCTGTGGAGGCTGGGGGCTATCAGCTCTTCTCCCGAAGCTTTGGCTCTGCCCCACACGAGCCTCTCACATCTTGCGGCGCCACGGGGCCTCCAGGAGCGGTGTTGGAGGGCCCATGCCCTGCGCGGTTGGCACAGCCACGGGTGGGTttgcagggaggggacagagctgCAGGCGAGTGGAGACAAAAGTTAAGTAGGGGGAAGGAGgcgggaaggaggcagggaaagcAGAGCGATCACCTTCTTAAGTCCTAAGTCCGATCAGGTCGTGTAGGGAGCCCCAGGACGCCGCCCGAAGCCTCCCGGAGTTCGTAGCAGAGCTGTTAAGGGGTCGGGCAGAAGGACCCTTTAAAGCCGTGGCTGGCGCCGGGACACGGACAGAGCggtccctcccccctccccccggagtCCCCGCGCTCGGTTGCCCGAGCCTCCGCCAAGCACGATCCGCTCGCACAGTCCCTGTCGGCCCCGAGCAAGAGGCTGCTGTTTCTTCAGTGGCTTGGAGGACTGCAGGCTCCGCTCGGCATCACCGATGTTGGCCCTCGAGCCGAGGTCGCAGCGGGGCTGCGAAGGTGGCAGGCACCCGGGGCTGGAGCTGAGGGTTGGGGGAAGACACGATTCCCCTGCTCCGTGGCCGGTGCGCTGCACCCCGGCGCACCGCACCCCGCGCGCCTCTTCTCGGCCAGGTCCGCCTCCCGCCGCTTGGGTCCTCTGCTGTTCAGTCTCTGAGTTCGCTGGGGTCTCCGCGCCCGATTCCAGGCGCAGACAAGCAGAGAAACGAGGGGTTGGGTTGCTCCGAGGCTCGGGTTCCCTGCCTCCGCGCCGAGGTGCTGCTCGAGTCCCCCTCGGACCCCGAAAGGGGGGGCGTACGCGGGTTGAGGGACACGCTGGGCGAGCAGGCTAAGGCTTTCCGGCTGAGCTCTCAGAGCCCGAAATGGGGGGGGTCGAGGGCAGCTCTGGGGGGTCCGCGCACCCCTCTCCTGGCTAGCGGGGGGGGCTCTGCGTGGGGCGTTCCGAGGGTCTCAgctcccctctctgtgtctgcGTCTCGCCCAGCGCCGGGAGAAGCAGCAACAAGTTTTGCATTTCAGCAATCAATTTCAGCCATTACATTTGCACCAATCAGCGCAGTCCGAGCTCTGGGTCCGGGGCGGGGCTCGCTCTTAAGGTGGTCCTGGGAGCTGGAGGCTGAGGCCCCGGTACGATCCCGCACTTCGCCAACTCCGGGCTTCCCGCGCCAGTCTCGCCTGGGGGTCGGCTGCCAGTGCTCTGGGGGGGTAGCCCTGGTCTCCCGGCGCATCCGGGGGAGGAGGCTGCAGACTTAGAGTGGTGGGAGCTTGCCTTTGTTCACACCCCTTCCCACTCACAGTTACCAACTCCCCACCCCAACTGAAGAGAGACCtgcggggtgggcagggggcggggaggtgggcggTAAGCGTGCGGGGCGCTCAGACAATGGGGTCGCCAGGCGAAGCTCCTGGACTCACCACGTCAAGTCGCTAAGAATCGACTGTGCTTCAGCCTGGGACGAAACCCTCGGCTCCCCACCGCTGTCTGCTTCTTAGAGGCGCCCCTGTTAACCCGCGCTCGGATCTTCGTGGAGGTGAAAGCAGACAGGAAAACCCGAAGTTAGGGTTCTCCTGGAGAGACCAGGACTCTTAGTCGCTCCTCGCTCACTCGGGAGCGCACAATTGTTCCCTAAATGCCTCAGCCTGGGGTTCCCAGCCCTCAGTCGCTGGCTTCCGCCGGGAGGAGCCATAACCACTGGATCACTTCATGGTGGACGCACCGGCTAAGTCCAGCGCACACCCGCGAAgcagcctggagcccaggaaaGACCTCTGAGCGGAGGACGAACGGGTGGGCTGGAGCACCCTGCTCCTGGCACCGGGGCCAAGGCCCAGACCCTCGGTGGGCGAGAGGTTGGCCTCCTTAAGAGATCAATTAAACGGAAGAGGCCAAGGAACGGAATTGGGTTGTGATACTAAAATCAATAGGAGTAATTTAATATCTGCCCTGctctttatgaaatatttatccCAATAATCTTAGTTAAAATGTTTAGATCTTCCTGATCCCCACTGAGGCTGAAATCTATCTTGCAATTAGAAGTTGGAAGTCAGAGGTGATAGAGGCTAGTGGAGGCGTGTATTCCGTGtgcctgcctgtgtgtgttttccttgcCATAAAATAGCACGAGGCAGTTTTGTGAGCCAACTAGCATTCTTAGgcgaagggaagaaaaaaaaaggaactttctTTGAAGTGCCCCTGATATCGCtattaaatctaaataaaattaagcatggtgtataaaaatgcctttttctCCCCCACAAAAAGAAAGTGTTTATCGCCCAAGTCTGTCTAGCGTTTGCTAAATTACGCATGAAATCTGAAATGAAATAAACGTTATAATAAAAACAACCCCTGAgccctttttatttaaaaacctcaGATTAAGCCCTCCACGAACGCGGGAGGGAGTTAAAAAGTTACCGCGTGGTGCAGGCCGATTCATTGCTCCCCGGAGTTGCCGCTGGGAAGACAGATGCCGGATTTGCAGAAAGGCTGGGGAAAGAGCTCGACTTAGGGTGAGGAGATGCTGGAAACAGAATCTTGAGGGACTGCAGAGGAAAATGAACCCCCCCCtccaaaaagactaaaaataaaaacaaacagtaaaaccCTGCAACTTTCAAACTCAGAGAGCTGAAGCAAGCTCAGATCTAAGGCCCTGCACGGGACCTCCCTGTCGTGGACACGTCgacagatattttttctttttgaaattaaaaatgaaaatgactccCACCAAAAATGGGGTCCATAAATAAGCATCGGGAAGGAGTATTTGTACAGGGCGGTGGAGTTTTAAAAGGATTTTCTGCAGGATCAGGTTGTTGGTCTGTgattaaatattgattttgtgtaattagttttcatgtgaactatcCTCTTGCTGATAGCTTAGAGGTTTCAGAActagaaaagaaatggaattggACATGGAAATTATTACTTAGCAAAGTGACAGAGAAGTGAGAGACTGAGAAAAGAGTGAGGCTTGGCTGATGGAGgcacaaagaaataaagggcCTGGGTGGGCCTCCAGcgacgccccccccccaccccccgcccacagGGCCCCAGGCCAGAACCTGGGAGACGCTAAGCCTCTGGGTCTGGAAGGAGACCAGTAGCGGGACTGGTTGCCAGGAGGGGGACCCCTGTGTGGGCCAAGGCCTGCGCAAAGCCCGTGACACCTGATCACGTACCTGGTCCAGAACAGTTGGTTCTGGGTTATGAGTATCTTAAGAGGCATCTGAGGGGGTCTTATGTGCCCGTGTGTGTCTGGAGGGAAGATGGAAAGTTGAGACCTGTCTGGAGCCCTGGGTGGGCCAGGCAGCGGGAGGAGCGGCCCACAGACCTGCAGTCTGGGGAGCCCCCGGTTGGGGTTCCGAGGCATGACTTCACACAGGGCCAGGCGGAGGTCCCCTGAACACCTGGGCAGGGTTCCTGTGGAATAACTCTGTGCACtccagggaggggtgtgtgggagtTTGTTTCTGGGGCTATTTCCAAGAGTTCCGCCTACAAGGTGTGCGAGTGTCTGAAAGCAGGGTGTGTTTGGGCCCGGCTGTGTTTCTGCCCAGGCTGGGGGTCTGAGCCACCTTTCCTTAACACAGCGAATGCCGTGCAAGGCATGTGGCACGTGCCTGCGTTTGTGTCTTCCTCTGTGTGGGAGTGGCAGGACAGCtgcctgtgtttgtgtgtgtgcttctgtgtgCCTGTGTCTCTGGGTGTCTCTGTGAGTGTCCCTGGGGGAGGAACACTGTCTGTCCCCCAAACCTgtgcttttctctgtgtgtgtctccgtGTACGTACCTCCCTGTGCATGCACCTTCCTCATACCTTGTGTGCCTGCATCTCTGCTCACATGCATGTGTTCAATGGGAATGTGAGAGCCAGCGCCACGGTCTGGGCCCATCTGTGCCCATGGACAAGCCGGCGTGTGCGCCTCCTCGGTGTGGGCGCCCCagcgtgtgcctgtgtgtgagttCCGCCTCTGCAAGGGCCCGCCGCTTCTTTGGAACAGACACATTGCCCCCTAGCGCTCAGACGCATTCAAAGTCCCTGGCCGGAGGCGGCTCACAGCCCAGAGCCGCA
The genomic region above belongs to Phyllostomus discolor isolate MPI-MPIP mPhyDis1 chromosome 13, mPhyDis1.pri.v3, whole genome shotgun sequence and contains:
- the MN1 gene encoding LOW QUALITY PROTEIN: transcriptional activator MN1 (The sequence of the model RefSeq protein was modified relative to this genomic sequence to represent the inferred CDS: inserted 16 bases in 13 codons; deleted 11 bases in 9 codons; substituted 1 base at 1 genomic stop codon) — its product is MFGLDQFEPQINSRNAGQGERNFXEAGLSMNTHFKAPAFHAGGPPGSVDPAMSALGEPPILGMNMEPYGFHARGHSELHAGGLQAQPVHGFFGSQQPHHGHPGGHHPHQHHPHFGGNFGGPDPGASCLHGGRLLGYGGAGGGLGSQPPFTEGYDHMAESQGPESFGPQRPGNLPDFHSSGASGHAVPAPCLPLDQSPNRAASFHGLPASSGSDSHSLENRRVANQGAVDSLEYNYPGEAPSGHFDLFSPSDSEGQLPHYAAGRQVPGGSFPGASAMPRAAGMVGLSKMHAQQPQQPPPQQHGVFFERFGGARKMPVGMEPGVGSRHPXMQPPQQAPPPPQQQPPQQTQQPQQQQQPPPPGLLVRQNSCPPALPRPQQGEAGTPSGSLQDXGPMLPSQHAQFEYPSTGWRNRSMHPYSEPVFNMQHPPPQQAPNQRLQHFDAPPYMNVAKRPRFDFPGSAGVDRCASWNGSMHNGALDNHLSPSAYSGLPGEFTPPVPDSFPTGPPLQHPAPDHQSLQQQQQQQQQQQQQQQQQQQQQRQXNAALMIKQMASRNQQQRLRQPNLAQLGHPGKXGPGGLVHGAPVSGMAQPNFERDSGSAGAGRLGTFEQQAPHLAQESAWFPGPHPPPGDLLPRRMGGSGLPADCGPHDPGLAPPPPPGGSGVLFRGPLQEPLRMPGEGHVPALPSLACSLWGSLAGLGQLQSPGAGVGLPSAPSERRAPPPDFTAPALGGQPGFPFGAANRQATPHSGPGXNSPPSAGGGGGSTGGSGGGGAYPPQPDFQPXQRTSASKLGALSLGSFNKPSSKDNLFGQSCLAALXTACQNMIASLGAPNLNVTFNKKNPPEGKRKLSQNETDGAAVAGNPGSDYFPGGTAPCAPGPGGPSGTSSSGSKTSGPPNPPAQGDGTSLSPNYTLESTSGXDGKPVPGGGGRGRGRRKRDSGHVSPGTFFDKYSAATTAGGAPGVRPGQEEGTGTEVGGSXRERHREGAPTPHEKALTSPSWGXGAELLLGDQPDLMASLEGGAKSDGSSPHVGEFASEEVSTSYANEDEVSSSSDNPRPWPKXGRSPLVTGSPKLPPRGVGAGEHGPKAPPPPLGXGIMSTSTSTPDSYGXGGGSGHPGTPGLEQSGPPTSSSGAPPPDEIHPLEILQAQIQLQRQQFSISEDQPLGLKAGQEGSATVGAAGAQNGDSELGSCCSEAVKSAMSTIDLDSLMAEHSATGTCRLTRPWVDGADDDKTLAPWEKAKPQNPNSKEAHDLPANKASAAQPGSHLQCLSVHCTDDVGDAKARASVPTWRSLHSDISNRFGTFVAALT